Below is a genomic region from Pseudazoarcus pumilus.
CGACCCGCTCGACCATGCGTCGCGGTCGGCGTCGCACGCGCTGCCAACACCTGCCGACGCGTCGACCCTCGCTGCGCTCGCACCGACCTTGTATGTTGAAGGTGACTGCCTGAGCAACTCGTAGGTCGCGACGAGCGCAGCGAGTGCGACGCACCAAGCTGACACATGCCACTGCGTCGGCCCTCGCTGCGCTCGCACCGACCTTGTATGTTGAAGGTGACTGCCTGAGCAGTCGATGTAGCCGATCACCGGGGAGGCCGTACCGACCCTGAGGCAGCGCGATGCTGACCTCGTATGTAGAGCGGCCCCCCGCCTCATTGCCGACTTCGAGGAGTATCCGAAAGCCAGCGCTGAGCTGGACTTTGCATCACAAGGTCGAAGTGGCAAAAAGTACGAGGTCGGGGAAGCCGGTGTTCACAGGTACCAAATCTTGCGCTGGAGGGAAAGCCCATGTGTGTGGTGGGAATCGATATTGCCGCCAAGAGTTTCGATCTGGTCGTACGCCGCAACGGCACCAATGCCAAGGTGCGCCGCTTTGAGCAAACCCCTGCGGGCCACGCCCAGGCTGCGGCGCATCTGAAGAAGCTCGCGCCCGAGCGGGTGGTCATGGAGGCGACCGGAGTGTATTTCGTGGATTTGGCTGTGGCCCTGCACGCGGCCGGCCTGCCGGTGAGCGTGATCAACCCGCGCAGCTTCAAGCACTTTGCCCAGATCAAACTCAAAGGCAGCAAGACCGATGCGATCGACGCGGCCTTGCTGGCCGAATACGCCCAGCGCATGGCGCCCGCGCTGTGGGTGCCGCCGGCGCCCGATCGGCTGGCCTTGCGCGATCTGGGCCGTCAAATCAACCGCCTGATCCACGCCCGCACCCAGGCCAAGAACCGCCTGCATGCGCTCCAGGCACGTCGAGACGTCTCCGCGCTACTGATCGACGATGAGCGCGAAGGCATCGAACAACTCGATGCGCGCATCGAGCGGCTCAAAGGCGCTGCGCAGCAACGCATCGAACAGTGCGCGCAACTGTCGGTGATGGCCCAGCACCTGCGTTGTGCCAAAGGGCTCGGTGCGGCCAGCACGCTGGCGATCCTGGCTGAGTTGTGCGTGTTGCCCACGCAGATGAACAGCGCGCAGGTCAGCTGCTTTGCCGGACTGGACGTGCGCCTGAACCAGTCGGGTAGCAGCGTGCACAGGCCCGGGCGCCTGTCCAAGGCCGGGAACGCCTATCTGCGCGCAGCCCTGTTCATGCCGGCCATGGTCGCCGTGCAATCGGACCCCAACGCCAAGGCCTTCTACGAAGCCTTGCTCGCCCGCGGCAAAAAACGCATCCAGGCCTTGTGTGCGCTCATGCGAAAAATGCTCACCGGAATCTGGGCGTGCATCCGCAATGGAACCCCGTTCGATTCGAGCCGACTGTTCAGCTGCGCTCAGACTCTTTTAAAGGCTTGACCGTCAACGGAGTATCTACACTCCTAGCTACGATATTCCGCGTTGATCTTGACGTAATCGTAGGAAAAATCGCAGGTCCACACCGTCGCGGCCGCATCACCGCGGGCCAGCGCGATGCGCACGCCAATCTCCGCGCGCTGCATGATGCGCGCACCATCCTCCTCGCGATAGCCTGTCGCGCGCCCTCCACGCTCGGCGACCAGCACTTCCTCTCCAGCGCTGGAAAGCCACACCGAAACCTTGCCGACGTCCAGATCGTCGATACCGGCATAGCCCACGGCCGCGAGAATGCGCCCGAGGTTCGGGTCCGATGCGAAGAATGCTGTCTTCACCAGCGGGGAATGCGACACCGCATAGGCCACGGCGCGGCATTCGTCGCGGTCGCGCCCACCTTCGACGGCGACCTCGATGAACTTTGTCGCACCCTCGCCGTCGCGCACCAGCGCCTGCGCCAACTCGATGGCGATGCCGGCCAGCGCCTCGCGGAAGGCCGCGTAGCCATTCGACTGTTCGTCGATGATCTCGGCATTCTCCGCCTGGCCGGTGGCGATGACGACGAAGGCATCATTGGTCGATGTATCGCCATCGACCGTGATGCTGTTGAACGAGAGATCGGCCACCTCGCGCACGAGGCCTTCGAGCATATCCTGCGCGATGTGCACGTCAGTGGCGATGAAGCCCAGCATGGTCGCCATGTTGGGGCGGATCATGCCCGCGCCCTTGCTCATGCCCGTCAACGTGACCGTACGTCCGCCCAGTTCGACGCTGCGCGAAGCGGCCTTGGCCACGGTGTCGGTGGTCATGATCGCGTGCGCCGCATCGAACCAGCCATCCGCGCGCAGATCGGCGGCAGCCGCCGGCAGACCGGCGACCAGTCGATCCACCGGAAGCTGCTCGAGGATCACGCCCGTCGAGAACGGCAGCACCTGGTTGGGCGCGACCTCGAGCAGCTTCGCCACCCCCTCGCAGGTCTCGCGCGCTGCCGCCATGCCCTGCTCGCCGGTGCCGGCATTCGCGATGCCGGTATTGATGACCAGCGCGCGCACGCTCGCCTGCGCCAGATGCGCGCGACACACATGCACCGGCGCAGCACAGAAACGGTTCTTCGTGAACACCCCGGCCACGCGACTGCCCTCGTCGACCTCGATCAGCGTCAGGTCACGCCGCCCCTTCTTGCGGATGCCCGCCTCGGCGATGCCGATGCGCACCCCGGCGACGGGTGCGAGGCTGGCGGCGGACGGGGTAACGTAGTTCACGGGCATCGTTGGACTCCGGGCGAATAAATGGGAATGCGGAACAAAATGCGTCGAAGATGATTGGTGAGGCAGTTTACGCGAGCGGGGCGACGACGGTAAGCACGGGCGAAATGTGCTGACGCACATGGCATGAGGCCCCGGCACATACGCGCCGGGGCCTCGTCTTCAGCATACCGCGGGTCGGCCGACTTCCAAATGGCGGGGCCGCACCGACCCCGAACCATTATCGCTCAGGCGAGCTTGCCGTGGCAGTGCTTGTACTTCTTGCCGGAACCGCAGGGACAGGCGTCGTTGCGGCCGACGCGCGGGCCGGCGCGCGCCGGCGCCAGCGTCGCACCGGTCGCGACCGACTCGTTTTCCTCGGCCTCGGGAACGGCCTCGTCCTTGAACTCGGCGTGGCGGTACTCGACATTCTCGAGCTTTTCCTGGCGCTCGGCTTCCTCGAGCTCCTCCTTGGTGCGCACCTGCACGGTCATCAGCACCTTGGTGACTTCCGTGCGCACGGAATCGAGCAAGGCCTCGAACAGCTCGAAGGACTCGCGCTTGTATTCCTGCTTGGGATTCTTCTGCGCGTAGCCGCGCAAGTGGATGCCCTGGCGCAGCTGATCGAGCGCGGCCAGATGGTCGCGCCAGCGCGTATCCAGACTCTGCAGCATCACGTGGCGTTCGAACTGGTGCCAGGCGGCCGGCTCGACGCTCGCGGTCTTGGCCGCGTAGGCTTCGTCGGCGGCGGCGATGATGCGCTCGAGCATGGTGTCATCGTCGAGATCGGGCTCGGCGACCAGCCACTCGGCCACCGGCAGCTTGAGCTGGAACTCGCCGGCCAGCGCGGTCTCGAGTGCGGCGATGTCCCATTGCTCCTCGACGCTTTCCTCGGGCACGTAGATGCGGAAGGTATCGGCCATCACGCCGCGGCGCATCGCGGTGATGGTCTCGGAGATGTCCTCGGTCGACAGCAGTTCGTTGCGCTGCTCGTACACCACCTTGCGCTGGTCGTTGGCGACATCGTCGTACTCGAGCAGCTGCTTGCGGATGTCGAAGTTGCGTTGCTCGACCTTGCGCTGCGCCGACTCGAGCGAACGCGTGACCATGCCGTGCTCGATCGCCTCGCCCTCGGGCATCTTCAGGCGCACCATGATGGTGTTGAGGCGATCGCCCGCGAAAATCTTCATCAGCGGATCTTCGAGCGACAGGTAGAAGCGGCTCGAACCCGGATCGCCCTGACGACCCGCGCGGCCGCGCAACTGGTTGTCGATGCGGCGCGACTCGTGCCGCTCGGTACCGATGATGTGCAGGCCGCCGGCAGCGATCACCGCGTCGTGCACCTTCTGCCATTCGGCGCGCATTTGTGCGATCTTCGCCTCGCGCGCCGCCTCGTCGAGACTGGCGTCGTTCTTGACGGCATCGATCTCGCGCTCGATGTTCCCGCCGAGCACGATGTCCGTGCCGCGGCCGGCCATGTTGGTGGCGATCGTCACGACGCCCGGGCGCCCGGCCTGGGCGACGATCTGCGCCTCGCTGTCATGCTGCTTGGCGTTGAGCAGCTGGTGCGGAATCTTCTCGCGCTTGAGCAGACCCGAGAGGAATTCGTTGACCTCGATCGAGGTCGTGCCCACCAGCACCGGCTGGCCGCGCTCGACGCAGTCACGGATGTCGGCAATGACCGCGTCCCACTTTTCCTTGGCAGTGCGGTAGACCTTGTCGTTGCCGTCGCGCCGCTGCATCGGGCGGTTGGTCGGCACGATCACCGTCTCCAGGCCGTAGATCTGGTGGAACTCGTAGGCCTCGGTGTCGGCCGTGCCGGTCATGCCGGCGAGCTTGGCGTACATGCGGAAGTAGTTCTGGAAGGTGATCGAGGCCAGCGTCTGGTTCTCGGCCTGAATCTTGACGCCTTCCTTGGCCTCGACGGCCTGGTGCAGGCCGTCCGACCAGCGTCGGCCGGACATCAGACGACCGGTGAACTCGTCGACGATCACCACCTCGCCGTCCTGCACCACGTAGTGCTGGTCCTTGTGGAACAGCGCGTGCGCGCGCAAGGCCGCGTAGAGGTGATGCACGAGCATGATGTTGGACGCGTCGTACAGGCTCGCACCCTCTTCGAGCAGCCCCATCTCGGAGAGGATCTGCTCGGCTTTCTCGTGACCTTCCTCGGTCAGCAGCACCTGGCGGGCCTTCAGATCCAGGGTGTAGTCGCCCGGCTCGGTGACGTTGTCGCCCTCGCCCTGCTGTTCGGTAAGCTTCGGCGGCACTTCGTTGAGCCGCAGGTACAGCTCGGTGTGATCCTCGGCCTGACCGGAGATGATCAGCGGCGTGCGTGCCTCGTCGATGAGGATGGAATCGACCTCGTCGACGATGGCGAAGCTCAGCCCGCGCTGCACGCGTTCGGCGGTGGAATACACCATGTTGTCGCGCAGGTAGTCGAAGCCGAACTCGTTGTTGGTGCCGTAGGTGATATCCGAGCCGTAGGCCGCCTGTTTTTCGGTATGCGACAGACGCGACAGGTTGCAGCCGGTGGTCAGGCCCAGGAAGCCGTAGATGCGCCCCATCCACTCCGCGTCGCGACTGGCGAGATAGTCGTTGACGGTGATGATGTGCACGCCGTTGCCGGCGAGCGCATTGAGGTAGGCAGGCAGAGTCGCCACCAGCGTCTTGCCCTCGCCGGTCTTCATCTCGGCGATGCGCCCGTCGTGCAACACCATCCCGCCGACCAGCTGCACGTCGAAGTGGCGCATGCCATGCACGCGCTTGCCGGCCTCGCGTACCACCGCGAAGGCCTCGATGAGCAGGTCGTCGAGCTTCGCCCCGTCGGCAAGGCGCTGACGGAATTCGTCCGTCTTGGCACGCAGCTCGTCATCGGAGAGCGCCTCGAACTGTGGCTCGAGGGCATTGATGGCGCGCACTTTCTGGGAATACTGGCGGATCAGGCGGTCGTTGCGACTGCCGAAAACCTTCTTGATAAGGCCGGAGATCATGGATGTGTGGTGGGTCGAATCGGCAAATGCAGTAGTGTAGCATGCAGCCGATGCCCGCCCGTGGCACGTGCTCCGCCGCGAGCAGGCGCCCGTCACCCCCGCCAGGACCGCCCCGATGTCCGAACCCGTCCAGCGCTTTCTCGGCAGCGGCGAGACCCTCGCCCGGCTGCATGACCGTGCGCGTACATTGCGTCGCCTGCAGGAGGTGCTCGCCCGCTCGCTGCCGGGGCCGCTGGGTGAAGCATGCTCGGTGGCCAACCTCAAGGGCGACAGCGTGATCCTGATCGCGCGCAGCGGCAGCGTCGCTTCGCGCCTGCGCCACATGGCCCCGAGCCTGACTGCGGCGCTGGCCGCCGAGGGCTTTGCGGTGACGCGTGTGGAGGTCAAGGTCGGGGTGACGGTCGCGCCCCAAGAGCAGGCACCGCGGCCGTCGCGCACCGTAGGCGCCGCCGGTCGCGAAAGCCTGGAGAAATTGATCGCGCAACTGCCCGAGGGCGACGCCTTGCGCGCGTCGCTTCAGCGGCTCGTCGATCGCAGCCGCCCGGAGTGATCAGCCGCCGGGGCTGGAGAAGCGCTCGAAGACGAAGGTCAGCAACACCGCGAGAATGACCAGCAGCGCGCCGATGAACAGGTTCCATGCGTACTGGCGATATTTCGGATCACCGGTGAACATCCATGCCAGCAAGGTGCCACCGATGGCCAGCAGCGCAGCCAGTGCGACGATGCGTATTACGAGCATGGGCAGCGTCAGGCGGCCAGCGGCTCGGCGCCAAAGCGCCGAGCAACCGCAGCCGGAGTGTCGTCAGCCGTATCGAAGCTGACCGATTCCCAGGCTGTGCGGTCTTCGAGCAGGGCGCGCAGCAATTCATTGTTCATCGCGTGACCGGACTTGTGGGCGGTGTAAGTGGCCAGCAGCGGTCGTCCGCACAGGTACAGATCGCCGATCGCGTCGAGCACCTTGTGCTTGACGAACTCGTCGGCATAGCGCAGCCCTTCGGTGTTGAGCACACGGTACTCGTCCATCACGATGGCGTTGGCCAGGCTGCCACCCAGCGCCAGCCCGTTGGCCTGCATGAATTCCACGTCCTGCATGAAGCCGAAGGTGCGCGCCCGCGCGATGTCGCGCTCATAGGAGTGCTCGGCGAAGTCGACCAAGACACGCGTAGCCGTGCCATCGACCGCCGGGTGGTTGAATTCGATCGAGAACTCCAGCCGGAAGCCATCGTAGGGCTCGAGACGCACCCACTTGTCGCCGTCGCGGTACTCGACCGGCCGGGTGACGCGGATGAAGCGCTTGGGCGCGGCCTGCTCCTCGATGCCGGCCGAACGCAGCAGGAACACGAAGGGGCTGGAACTGCCGTCGAGAATCGGAATCTCGGGCGCATCGATGTCGACGTGGACGTTGTCGATACCCAGCCCGGCCAGCGCCGACATCAGGTGCTCGACCGTGCCCACCTTGGCCGTTCCACGCTGCAGCCCGGAGCACATGCGCGTGTCACACACCGAGTACGGATCGGCGGGTAGCGAGACCACCGGATCAAGGTCGACGCGGTGGAAGACGATGCCCGCATCCGGCGCCGCCGGCCGCAGGGTCATCGTAACCTTGCGGCCACCGTGTAGCCCGACGCCGGTGGCGGTGACGCTGGATTTGAGCGTGCGCTGTCGGATCATTCACAACTCCAGATTGGAACGC
It encodes:
- a CDS encoding IS110 family RNA-guided transposase, translating into MCVVGIDIAAKSFDLVVRRNGTNAKVRRFEQTPAGHAQAAAHLKKLAPERVVMEATGVYFVDLAVALHAAGLPVSVINPRSFKHFAQIKLKGSKTDAIDAALLAEYAQRMAPALWVPPAPDRLALRDLGRQINRLIHARTQAKNRLHALQARRDVSALLIDDEREGIEQLDARIERLKGAAQQRIEQCAQLSVMAQHLRCAKGLGAASTLAILAELCVLPTQMNSAQVSCFAGLDVRLNQSGSSVHRPGRLSKAGNAYLRAALFMPAMVAVQSDPNAKAFYEALLARGKKRIQALCALMRKMLTGIWACIRNGTPFDSSRLFSCAQTLLKA
- the argJ gene encoding bifunctional glutamate N-acetyltransferase/amino-acid acetyltransferase ArgJ, which codes for MPVNYVTPSAASLAPVAGVRIGIAEAGIRKKGRRDLTLIEVDEGSRVAGVFTKNRFCAAPVHVCRAHLAQASVRALVINTGIANAGTGEQGMAAARETCEGVAKLLEVAPNQVLPFSTGVILEQLPVDRLVAGLPAAAADLRADGWFDAAHAIMTTDTVAKAASRSVELGGRTVTLTGMSKGAGMIRPNMATMLGFIATDVHIAQDMLEGLVREVADLSFNSITVDGDTSTNDAFVVIATGQAENAEIIDEQSNGYAAFREALAGIAIELAQALVRDGEGATKFIEVAVEGGRDRDECRAVAYAVSHSPLVKTAFFASDPNLGRILAAVGYAGIDDLDVGKVSVWLSSAGEEVLVAERGGRATGYREEDGARIMQRAEIGVRIALARGDAAATVWTCDFSYDYVKINAEYRS
- the secA gene encoding preprotein translocase subunit SecA, whose translation is MISGLIKKVFGSRNDRLIRQYSQKVRAINALEPQFEALSDDELRAKTDEFRQRLADGAKLDDLLIEAFAVVREAGKRVHGMRHFDVQLVGGMVLHDGRIAEMKTGEGKTLVATLPAYLNALAGNGVHIITVNDYLASRDAEWMGRIYGFLGLTTGCNLSRLSHTEKQAAYGSDITYGTNNEFGFDYLRDNMVYSTAERVQRGLSFAIVDEVDSILIDEARTPLIISGQAEDHTELYLRLNEVPPKLTEQQGEGDNVTEPGDYTLDLKARQVLLTEEGHEKAEQILSEMGLLEEGASLYDASNIMLVHHLYAALRAHALFHKDQHYVVQDGEVVIVDEFTGRLMSGRRWSDGLHQAVEAKEGVKIQAENQTLASITFQNYFRMYAKLAGMTGTADTEAYEFHQIYGLETVIVPTNRPMQRRDGNDKVYRTAKEKWDAVIADIRDCVERGQPVLVGTTSIEVNEFLSGLLKREKIPHQLLNAKQHDSEAQIVAQAGRPGVVTIATNMAGRGTDIVLGGNIEREIDAVKNDASLDEAAREAKIAQMRAEWQKVHDAVIAAGGLHIIGTERHESRRIDNQLRGRAGRQGDPGSSRFYLSLEDPLMKIFAGDRLNTIMVRLKMPEGEAIEHGMVTRSLESAQRKVEQRNFDIRKQLLEYDDVANDQRKVVYEQRNELLSTEDISETITAMRRGVMADTFRIYVPEESVEEQWDIAALETALAGEFQLKLPVAEWLVAEPDLDDDTMLERIIAAADEAYAAKTASVEPAAWHQFERHVMLQSLDTRWRDHLAALDQLRQGIHLRGYAQKNPKQEYKRESFELFEALLDSVRTEVTKVLMTVQVRTKEELEEAERQEKLENVEYRHAEFKDEAVPEAEENESVATGATLAPARAGPRVGRNDACPCGSGKKYKHCHGKLA
- a CDS encoding DciA family protein; amino-acid sequence: MSEPVQRFLGSGETLARLHDRARTLRRLQEVLARSLPGPLGEACSVANLKGDSVILIARSGSVASRLRHMAPSLTAALAAEGFAVTRVEVKVGVTVAPQEQAPRPSRTVGAAGRESLEKLIAQLPEGDALRASLQRLVDRSRPE
- the lpxC gene encoding UDP-3-O-acyl-N-acetylglucosamine deacetylase; protein product: MIRQRTLKSSVTATGVGLHGGRKVTMTLRPAAPDAGIVFHRVDLDPVVSLPADPYSVCDTRMCSGLQRGTAKVGTVEHLMSALAGLGIDNVHVDIDAPEIPILDGSSSPFVFLLRSAGIEEQAAPKRFIRVTRPVEYRDGDKWVRLEPYDGFRLEFSIEFNHPAVDGTATRVLVDFAEHSYERDIARARTFGFMQDVEFMQANGLALGGSLANAIVMDEYRVLNTEGLRYADEFVKHKVLDAIGDLYLCGRPLLATYTAHKSGHAMNNELLRALLEDRTAWESVSFDTADDTPAAVARRFGAEPLAA